The following are encoded together in the Sphingomonas insulae genome:
- a CDS encoding EF-hand domain-containing protein — protein MWRYLAGGGALLAVAGAGVMALGGSSRPTSALPAAPIARASDATTANAADDPVPEASAATREEKRFGRYDKDRDGKVTREEYLAARRKAFAKLDTDGDGRLSFDEWAIKATTKFAAADRDKSGAMDQPEFATTAVKRKGPARAKCPPRQAAPADEG, from the coding sequence ATGTGGCGATATCTGGCGGGTGGTGGCGCGTTGCTGGCGGTGGCGGGCGCAGGGGTGATGGCGCTGGGCGGCTCCTCCCGGCCGACATCCGCCTTGCCGGCAGCGCCGATCGCCCGGGCCAGCGATGCCACCACGGCGAACGCCGCCGACGATCCGGTGCCCGAAGCCTCGGCGGCGACGCGCGAGGAAAAGCGCTTCGGGCGCTACGACAAGGATCGCGACGGTAAGGTGACGCGCGAGGAATATCTCGCCGCCCGGCGCAAGGCCTTTGCCAAGCTGGACACCGATGGGGACGGCCGGCTCAGCTTCGATGAATGGGCGATCAAGGCGACGACAAAATTCGCCGCCGCCGATCGCGACAAGTCGGGTGCGATGGATCAGCCCGAATTCGCCACGACCGCGGTCAAGCGGAAGGGACCGGCTCGCGCGAAGTGTCCGCCCCGGCAGGCTGCTCCGGCGGACGAGGGCTGA
- a CDS encoding squalene/phytoene synthase family protein has product MPTQSPTDRSLVLAAAPIAVRAALSTLFALDDRLADIVRTTREPLVGQMRLTWWYEALVALDSTAAPAEPLLQDVQRTILPLGIPATSLAGMVDGWEALIVVDPVDIAAIARHAQARGAGLFGIAARILGADSPLLVAAGEGWALADLAAHLSAPALADTATELAGDRISQAFSGNWPRRLRPIALLSLIAGLDRTVGSPIGKAFRVAQFRLTGR; this is encoded by the coding sequence ATGCCCACGCAAAGCCCTACCGACCGCAGCCTGGTGCTCGCCGCGGCACCGATCGCGGTACGTGCCGCTCTCTCTACGCTGTTCGCACTGGACGATCGGCTGGCGGACATCGTCCGCACCACGCGCGAACCGCTCGTCGGTCAGATGCGCCTGACCTGGTGGTATGAGGCGCTGGTTGCCCTCGACAGCACCGCCGCACCCGCCGAACCGTTGTTGCAGGATGTGCAGCGCACCATCCTGCCGCTCGGTATCCCCGCAACATCGCTCGCCGGCATGGTCGACGGGTGGGAGGCGCTGATCGTCGTCGACCCGGTCGATATTGCCGCCATAGCCCGTCATGCGCAAGCGCGCGGCGCGGGGCTGTTCGGAATCGCCGCACGTATCCTCGGCGCCGATTCGCCGTTGCTGGTGGCGGCCGGGGAGGGCTGGGCACTCGCCGACCTCGCAGCGCACCTGTCGGCACCCGCACTGGCAGATACCGCGACCGAATTGGCCGGCGACCGTATCTCGCAAGCATTTTCAGGCAATTGGCCCCGTCGATTGCGTCCTATTGCCCTGTTGAGTCTGATCGCGGGATTGGACAGGACCGTTGGCTCACCGATCGGCAAGGCGTTTCGCGTCGCGCAATTCAGGCTGACAGGGCGCTGA
- a CDS encoding pyruvate dehydrogenase complex E1 component subunit beta, translating to MAIEIKMPALSPTMEEGTLAKWLVKEGDTVKSGDIMAEIETDKATMEFEAVDEGTIGKIVIAEGTDNVKVGDVIAVLLEEGESADSAVTTKDDSPKGDAKADENKPADKVEDSAHPAQEKVETGARQLFDAAKNDGVADPAIPEGTEMVKTTVREALRDAMAEEMRKDDRIFVMGEEVAQYQGAYKVTQGLLDEFGDRRVIDTPITEYGFAGVGTGAAMGGLKPIIEFMTFNFAMQAIDHIINSAAKTNYMSGGQMRCPIVFRGPNGAASRVGAQHSQNYAPWYASVPGLIVIAPYDAADAKGLLKAAIRSEDPVVFLENELMYGRSFEVPKLDDYVLPIGKARIMRPGKDVTLVSYSIGVGLALEAAETLAGEGFEVEVIDLRTLRPLDKDTVLKSLAKTNRLVVVEEGWPTCSIASEITAIVMEEGFDDLDAPVLRVTNEDVPLPYAANLEKIALIDAKKIVATVKKIL from the coding sequence ATGGCAATCGAGATCAAGATGCCCGCCCTCTCCCCCACCATGGAGGAGGGCACGCTCGCCAAGTGGCTCGTGAAGGAAGGCGATACCGTCAAGTCCGGCGACATCATGGCCGAGATCGAGACGGACAAGGCGACGATGGAGTTCGAAGCCGTCGATGAAGGCACGATCGGCAAGATCGTCATCGCCGAAGGCACCGACAACGTGAAGGTCGGCGACGTCATCGCCGTGCTGCTGGAAGAGGGCGAGAGCGCCGATTCGGCGGTGACGACCAAGGACGACAGCCCCAAGGGCGATGCCAAGGCCGACGAGAACAAGCCTGCCGACAAGGTCGAGGACTCGGCACACCCGGCGCAGGAGAAGGTCGAGACCGGCGCACGGCAGCTGTTCGACGCGGCGAAGAACGACGGCGTCGCCGATCCCGCGATCCCCGAAGGCACCGAGATGGTGAAGACCACCGTCCGCGAAGCGCTTCGCGACGCAATGGCGGAGGAGATGCGCAAGGACGACCGCATCTTCGTGATGGGCGAAGAAGTCGCGCAATATCAGGGCGCCTACAAGGTCACGCAGGGCCTGCTCGACGAATTCGGTGACCGTCGCGTCATCGATACGCCGATCACCGAATATGGCTTCGCCGGCGTCGGCACCGGTGCGGCGATGGGCGGGCTGAAGCCGATCATCGAATTCATGACGTTCAACTTCGCCATGCAGGCGATCGACCACATCATCAATTCGGCGGCCAAGACCAACTACATGTCGGGCGGCCAGATGCGCTGTCCGATCGTGTTCCGCGGCCCCAACGGCGCCGCAAGCCGCGTCGGCGCGCAGCATAGCCAGAATTATGCGCCCTGGTACGCATCGGTCCCCGGCCTGATCGTCATCGCGCCGTACGACGCGGCCGATGCCAAGGGCCTGCTGAAGGCGGCGATCCGCTCGGAAGATCCTGTCGTCTTCCTCGAGAACGAACTGATGTACGGTCGCTCGTTCGAAGTGCCCAAGCTCGACGATTACGTCCTGCCGATCGGCAAGGCGCGGATCATGCGTCCGGGCAAGGACGTTACCCTGGTCAGCTATTCGATCGGCGTCGGCCTTGCGCTCGAGGCGGCGGAGACGCTGGCGGGCGAGGGTTTCGAGGTGGAGGTCATCGACCTGCGCACGCTGCGCCCGCTCGACAAGGATACGGTGCTCAAGAGCCTCGCCAAGACCAATCGCCTGGTCGTGGTAGAGGAGGGCTGGCCGACCTGCTCGATCGCCTCGGAGATCACCGCGATCGTGATGGAAGAGGGCTTCGACGACCTCGACGCGCCCGTCCTGCGCGTCACCAACGAGGACGTGCCGCTGCCGTATGCGGCTAACCTCGAGAAGATCGCGCTGATCGACGCCAAGAAGATCGTCGCGACGGTCAAGAAGATCCTCTGA